The following proteins are encoded in a genomic region of Paenibacillus sp. FSL H3-0469:
- a CDS encoding AraC family transcriptional regulator, whose product MLHASPSSFVILPALAKIVCEPGWKWQKREKPLQNYDLFYVWSGEGTVVRNGVPYQVGKGSCFLFRPGDYTSATHNPQKPLVITYIHFDVTEEITELPAPYHELTETVEFEHLLARYVRLFLVQTYAAEEEGRLILKQLMIHLLRQDQARPVERHVSNQLAEVIHEVANYVSQHPGAAHRVEDLAARAGLSPRYFSIKFKEITGSSVQSYVIRARIERAQHLLLYAGMNVTEVADALGYRDIFFFSRQFKQHTGKSPSEIR is encoded by the coding sequence ATGCTTCATGCATCGCCATCCTCTTTTGTCATCCTCCCGGCCCTGGCGAAGATTGTCTGTGAACCGGGCTGGAAATGGCAGAAAAGAGAGAAGCCGCTGCAAAACTATGACTTGTTCTATGTCTGGAGTGGAGAGGGTACGGTTGTGCGTAACGGCGTGCCCTATCAGGTGGGGAAGGGAAGCTGCTTCCTGTTCCGGCCGGGGGATTATACCAGTGCCACACATAATCCGCAGAAACCGCTTGTCATTACATATATTCACTTCGATGTGACGGAGGAGATCACGGAGCTGCCGGCCCCTTACCATGAGCTGACCGAGACGGTGGAGTTCGAGCATCTGCTCGCCCGTTATGTCCGGCTGTTCCTGGTGCAGACCTATGCGGCGGAGGAGGAGGGCCGTCTGATTCTGAAGCAGCTCATGATTCATCTGCTGCGGCAGGATCAGGCGAGGCCGGTCGAGCGCCATGTCAGCAACCAGCTGGCGGAGGTGATCCACGAGGTCGCCAACTATGTCAGCCAGCATCCCGGGGCAGCGCACCGGGTAGAAGACCTGGCCGCCCGGGCGGGGTTGTCCCCGCGTTACTTCTCAATCAAGTTCAAGGAGATCACCGGCTCCTCGGTCCAGTCCTATGTGATCCGCGCACGGATCGAACGTGCCCAGCATCTGCTGCTGTACGCAGGTATGAATGTCACGGAGGTGGCGGATGCGCTTGGCTACCGGGACATCTTCTTTTTCAGCCGCCAATTCAAGCAGCATACCGGGAAAAGCCCTTCGGAGATCCGCTGA
- a CDS encoding YheC/YheD family protein translates to MGQKLVGILLNAAMHGGVPRLKTGQESLANYEEAAAAYGLTPCFVKLSDIDAASGFSSVYMKKGPQGYRKQIIPTPEVIHNRAIYDPGSTGVERLLRQGIQVYNSCNRYGKDQIHGLLERSRELQAYLPVTASGLSGLREMMSRYPDLILKPCRGSVGNGVMRLTRSGEGRWLWSYSLSGSRRKISRAVNPDALPRVLRARLSSVPYLVQERIPLAEINGRPFDLRVTVQRGWGGAWQVTGLFAKLAAPGGFVSNIARGGEALKSSFALEQVFPGDEAARIRMSVLSLSLAIARELEKSLPGLADIGLDIGVTKHGHLYFIECNGRDQRYGFQKAGLRGVWKDSYRQPMGYARYLYEEALRMNSY, encoded by the coding sequence ATGGGGCAAAAGCTTGTTGGGATACTGCTAAATGCCGCTATGCACGGGGGCGTTCCCCGGTTAAAAACCGGACAGGAATCTCTGGCCAACTACGAAGAGGCCGCCGCCGCATACGGATTAACCCCTTGCTTTGTGAAGCTGTCCGACATCGACGCGGCGTCCGGCTTCAGCAGTGTCTATATGAAGAAAGGTCCGCAAGGATACCGCAAACAAATCATTCCTACGCCGGAGGTCATCCACAACCGGGCAATCTATGATCCTGGCAGCACTGGCGTCGAGCGCCTGCTGCGGCAGGGAATTCAGGTCTATAACAGCTGCAACCGCTACGGCAAGGATCAGATTCACGGCCTGCTGGAGCGCAGCCGCGAACTGCAAGCATATCTGCCGGTCACTGCAAGCGGACTCTCCGGCCTGAGGGAGATGATGAGCCGCTACCCGGATTTGATCCTCAAGCCTTGCCGGGGCAGCGTGGGTAACGGTGTGATGCGGCTCACCCGCAGCGGTGAAGGGCGCTGGCTCTGGAGCTACTCTCTCTCCGGCTCAAGACGCAAGATTAGCAGAGCCGTTAATCCAGACGCCCTTCCCCGGGTCCTCCGCGCCCGGCTCTCTTCTGTGCCCTATCTGGTCCAGGAACGGATTCCGCTGGCCGAGATTAACGGACGCCCTTTTGACCTGCGTGTCACGGTACAGCGGGGCTGGGGCGGAGCGTGGCAGGTCACCGGCCTGTTCGCCAAGCTGGCTGCGCCCGGCGGTTTTGTATCGAACATTGCCAGAGGGGGCGAAGCCCTCAAGTCCTCTTTTGCCCTGGAGCAGGTATTCCCCGGAGATGAGGCAGCCAGAATCCGTATGTCCGTCCTCTCCCTCAGTCTCGCCATCGCCCGTGAACTGGAGAAGAGTCTGCCGGGGCTGGCCGATATCGGTCTGGACATCGGTGTCACGAAGCACGGACATCTGTATTTCATTGAATGCAACGGACGCGACCAGCGTTACGGCTTCCAAAAGGCTGGACTGCGCGGCGTATGGAAAGACAGCTACCGCCAGCCTATGGGCTATGCCAGATATCTGTACGAAGAAGCATTAAGAATGAACTCTTATTGA
- the gpmA gene encoding 2,3-diphosphoglycerate-dependent phosphoglycerate mutase, protein MYEIVLIRHGESEYNRQNLFTGWSDPDLTEKGVEEAKKAGRLLKENGYTFDLAFASVLKRSIKTLNYILDEMDLLWIPVQKSWKLNERHYGALQGLSKSETALKYGEEQLHIWRRSLSVRPPQLESDDPRYARHDVRYKEVRPGDIPHGESLEDTVHRVGDFWANRIVPLIRKKERVLISAHGNTLRALIKYMEDIDETALLDLNIPTGVPLVYKLDDDVKPLSRFYLGEPEEVQQKAREVANQSKVTE, encoded by the coding sequence ATGTACGAAATCGTTCTGATACGGCATGGTGAGAGTGAATACAACCGGCAGAATCTGTTTACGGGCTGGAGTGATCCCGATCTGACGGAGAAGGGTGTGGAGGAGGCCAAGAAAGCGGGCCGGCTGCTGAAGGAGAACGGATACACCTTCGATCTTGCATTCGCTTCGGTGCTGAAGCGTTCGATCAAGACGCTGAACTATATTCTGGATGAGATGGACCTGCTGTGGATTCCGGTGCAGAAGTCATGGAAGCTGAATGAGCGCCATTACGGGGCGCTGCAGGGCCTCAGTAAGAGCGAGACTGCCCTGAAATACGGTGAGGAACAGCTCCATATCTGGCGGCGCAGCCTCTCGGTCCGGCCTCCGCAGCTGGAGTCGGATGATCCACGGTATGCGAGACACGATGTCCGCTACAAGGAAGTGCGGCCGGGCGACATTCCGCATGGGGAGAGCCTGGAGGATACCGTACACCGGGTCGGCGACTTCTGGGCCAACCGGATTGTCCCGCTGATCCGCAAGAAGGAGCGGGTGCTGATCTCGGCGCACGGCAATACGCTGCGGGCCCTGATTAAGTACATGGAGGATATCGACGAGACCGCGCTGCTGGATCTCAATATCCCGACCGGCGTTCCGCTGGTCTACAAGCTCGACGACGATGTGAAGCCGCTCAGCCGCTTCTACCTCGGCGAACCCGAAGAGGTGCAGCAGAAGGCGCGTGAGGTGGCGAACCAGAGTAAGGTTACGGAGTAG
- a CDS encoding DUF1629 domain-containing protein — protein sequence MKVYRIRCADNYLDLTLDKSTDSEHPIETNFTGESKLLFWTPPLMFTNKKKKKKSDFPSYLSGQRVISGKAKGILGPYLEKEVEFLPLIHPSLELSMINVTNILDCVDYNRSVIKLTSLGTFAGFNKLVFDFSQIPDNTYIFKIKETAKVCEFVTEAFKDLVELHGLKGLDFSEVYDSAFTAEKEEEQKQNYQAALDAIEHSKGTEFSYEEARILMEQGKAVASGKWRMLYDEKGELWLGELMPDLKHEWGRPVYIPPIFFGCAWHEVGFTQMKHT from the coding sequence ATGAAAGTATATAGAATAAGATGTGCAGATAACTATCTAGATTTAACACTTGATAAATCCACTGATTCAGAGCACCCAATTGAAACTAACTTCACTGGTGAATCCAAACTACTATTCTGGACCCCACCCCTCATGTTTACAAATAAAAAAAAGAAGAAGAAGAGTGACTTTCCTAGTTACTTAAGTGGTCAACGAGTAATATCAGGAAAGGCGAAGGGGATATTGGGACCTTATCTTGAAAAAGAAGTTGAATTTCTACCATTGATTCACCCATCTTTAGAGCTCTCAATGATTAATGTAACTAATATTCTTGATTGCGTGGATTACAACAGATCTGTAATCAAATTAACAAGTTTAGGCACTTTTGCTGGATTTAACAAACTTGTTTTTGATTTTTCCCAAATACCGGACAATACCTATATTTTTAAAATTAAAGAAACGGCTAAGGTTTGTGAGTTTGTAACTGAAGCATTTAAAGACCTAGTGGAGCTCCACGGCCTTAAGGGCTTGGATTTCTCAGAGGTTTACGATTCAGCTTTTACTGCAGAAAAAGAAGAAGAACAGAAACAGAATTATCAAGCAGCCCTTGATGCCATTGAGCATAGCAAAGGGACGGAGTTTTCTTATGAAGAGGCTCGTATTCTTATGGAGCAGGGAAAAGCGGTTGCCAGTGGAAAATGGAGAATGCTATATGATGAAAAGGGGGAATTATGGCTGGGAGAACTTATGCCGGATTTGAAACACGAATGGGGTAGACCTGTATATATTCCACCAATCTTCTTTGGCTGCGCATGGCATGAGGTTGGTTTTACCCAAATGAAGCATACATAG
- a CDS encoding DUF1629 domain-containing protein: MKVYDLKVKHSTTTTLFLENYNELSLHTIREDFQGQKLLGKWEPVKIQTYKKRKFNEFPYLIDEKPIVSYKAMNILMPYISTEVEFLPLIHDELDIFMINVINILDCVDWQKSKAKWLQEKYFMGFDKLVFDYTKIPEQTYLFKIKEQATSKVYVTELFKELIEEHQLPGLDFSVVYDSEFTEEMEQVQQRKYEAALQAIEHSKGTEFSYEEARILMEQGKAVASGKWRMLYDEKGELWLGELMVDLKYEWGRPAYIPPILLGYLWHEVDYTQIKSKLPEE; encoded by the coding sequence ATGAAGGTTTATGATCTGAAGGTTAAGCATTCCACTACCACAACATTGTTTTTAGAAAATTATAATGAACTATCATTGCATACTATTCGTGAAGACTTTCAAGGTCAAAAGCTATTAGGGAAATGGGAGCCTGTCAAAATTCAAACTTATAAAAAAAGAAAATTTAATGAGTTCCCATATCTCATAGATGAAAAACCAATAGTATCGTATAAAGCGATGAATATACTTATGCCTTATATATCCACCGAGGTTGAGTTCCTACCCCTCATTCACGATGAGCTTGATATCTTTATGATTAATGTAATCAATATTTTAGATTGTGTGGATTGGCAGAAGTCAAAGGCAAAATGGCTACAAGAAAAGTATTTTATGGGTTTTGATAAATTGGTGTTTGATTATACTAAAATCCCTGAACAGACCTATTTATTCAAAATTAAAGAGCAAGCAACCTCTAAAGTATATGTAACAGAATTATTTAAAGAGCTTATTGAAGAACATCAATTGCCAGGCTTGGACTTCTCAGTTGTATATGATTCAGAGTTCACAGAAGAAATGGAGCAAGTACAACAACGTAAATATGAAGCCGCACTACAAGCCATTGAGCATAGCAAAGGGACAGAGTTTTCTTATGAAGAGGCTCGTATTCTTATGGAGCAGGGAAAAGCGGTTGCCAGTGGAAAATGGAGAATGCTATATGATGAAAAGGGGGAATTATGGCTGGGAGAACTTATGGTGGATTTGAAATACGAATGGGGTAGACCTGCATATATTCCACCCATCCTGCTAGGCTACCTATGGCATGAAGTTGACTACACTCAAATAAAATCGAAGCTTCCGGAAGAATGA
- a CDS encoding DUF2569 domain-containing protein — protein sequence MEAEVEKEPHVYPPLRPSGLGGWLVLVQIGLFATLIQVSYQLVNYNIPSFSREYWDLLASPQGKMYHPLWAPAIIFEAAANGVLLLLTIFTLILFYQKKALLPRMMILLYSVNLLIGIIDYVLVMNIPVANELQDGSSMRDLIRALFTCAIWTAYFRKSERVRYTFIR from the coding sequence TTGGAAGCAGAGGTTGAAAAAGAACCACATGTATATCCACCGTTACGCCCGTCAGGTCTCGGAGGCTGGCTGGTGCTGGTGCAGATCGGATTATTCGCAACATTAATTCAAGTATCGTATCAGCTGGTGAACTACAATATTCCAAGCTTCAGCCGGGAGTATTGGGATCTTCTGGCATCCCCGCAAGGGAAGATGTATCATCCGCTCTGGGCGCCGGCCATTATATTTGAAGCCGCTGCGAACGGAGTGCTGCTATTGCTTACTATATTTACTTTGATTTTGTTTTATCAAAAAAAGGCACTTCTGCCGCGCATGATGATCCTGCTGTATTCCGTCAACCTGCTGATCGGGATCATTGATTATGTGCTTGTGATGAATATTCCTGTTGCCAATGAGCTGCAGGATGGAAGCAGTATGCGTGATCTGATTAGAGCATTATTCACCTGTGCGATATGGACAGCTTACTTCCGGAAATCAGAGCGCGTAAGGTACACCTTTATCCGTTAA
- the asd gene encoding archaetidylserine decarboxylase (Phosphatidylserine decarboxylase is synthesized as a single chain precursor. Generation of the pyruvoyl active site from a Ser is coupled to cleavage of a Gly-Ser bond between the larger (beta) and smaller (alpha chains). It is an integral membrane protein.) yields the protein MVKQLLRLMTELSSHRWLSRLMGALSHSRLSRLMIPVFIRSYQIPAAEAEKAAGEYRTLNEFFSRRLKPGMRPVASGEHAVASPVDAMITAMGEINCGTIMNVKGQDYTLEDLLNHSPHLELYKKGYYFVLYLSPTDYHRIHSPLTGQLRESDYIRGRAYPVNDFGMRHMKSVLSRNERLITYIAGSYGETAVVKVGAMNVSSIRYTDEAAKEWQRGDDLAYFEFGSTVVLLLESGTFTPRPGLTPDTKVKMGELLGEMRRPV from the coding sequence ATGGTTAAACAATTGCTGCGGCTGATGACCGAGCTATCCTCGCACAGATGGCTTTCCAGGTTGATGGGGGCTTTATCCCACAGCAGACTCAGCCGCCTTATGATTCCGGTATTTATTCGTTCCTATCAGATTCCTGCCGCCGAGGCGGAGAAGGCTGCCGGAGAATACCGTACACTGAATGAATTCTTCAGCCGCCGCCTGAAGCCGGGAATGCGCCCGGTGGCCAGCGGTGAGCATGCCGTAGCCAGTCCTGTAGACGCTATGATTACGGCAATGGGCGAAATCAACTGCGGCACAATAATGAATGTGAAGGGGCAGGATTATACGCTGGAGGATTTGCTTAATCACTCGCCACACCTCGAACTGTACAAGAAAGGCTATTATTTTGTCCTCTACTTAAGCCCTACCGATTATCACCGGATTCACTCCCCGTTAACCGGACAGCTGAGGGAGAGCGATTATATCCGCGGACGGGCTTATCCCGTGAATGATTTCGGCATGCGCCATATGAAGAGTGTCCTGAGCCGTAACGAACGGCTGATTACCTATATAGCCGGCAGCTATGGCGAGACCGCCGTGGTTAAGGTAGGCGCAATGAATGTGAGCAGTATCCGCTACACCGATGAGGCGGCCAAAGAATGGCAGCGCGGCGACGACCTGGCTTATTTCGAATTCGGTTCCACGGTAGTCCTGCTGCTGGAGAGCGGCACCTTCACCCCGCGCCCGGGGCTTACCCCGGACACGAAGGTGAAGATGGGCGAGCTGCTGGGAGAGATGCGGCGGCCGGTGTAA
- a CDS encoding WIAG-tail domain yields MKGPKRKQQRSTKRPLYYVDNPDTTELSMLDSSPKTQKTQQSAAVESAEAEDITLQVSGVEMLELTATPRQTVPALEGNQGTVTEVVRVQEDRAVLLEAEVTAPLEKERLQPVYTDDLSDGAVTGAKIAPRTIDGSRLKHGIIGTPWLQDYAVQSINLADRAVTSSKIAPESVTGEHLAESSISGGKLLDHSIGGEKLKDGSIGPEKLADRMISGGHIADGAISSRHLSEFIITAELLDDGAVTGEKILSSSIDSRHLSNGSIDRSKLADEAVSADKIADGEISGVKLGDAVIESRHVGEGVITAKHLAPGAIGREQLAARLIGKEQLQPGIIESGHLADGAAGSRQIAAKAVRSQHINPDSIHADHIAEGEVGSRHLADRSISFVKLADGAVGTTQLIEQAVTSSKIADQSILAHKLADEAVMTRHIAKSAVRSAQIATQAVTSAHLQREAVDNSHLAAESVGSAQLQEHSVLTGHLAKGAVTEEQLGYESVTGEHISPQSITAAKLADGSIITAKLAMGAVGGTILAKEAVSGEHIAVCAVEEKHLADGSISGRVLQEEAVDAGHLASGAIERRHLGDSSVTSSALQSGSVTADKLSSGAVKEAHLTAAIVQPHHLADYAVTSLKLSPESVSTDKLGDLAVTSIKLADGSVSAEKLAASAVQSEHLSEGAVGPDSLKDASVQGRHLAAGSVGGAHIRPMSVGNGHLIPSSVSSIQIQDGSISGTKLAEEAVASRHLTPGSVGGIQLAEASVEGRHLADGGIRLAHLAEEVRSAELLPDSSIGAEKLAAGAVESVHLAEASVQGVHLAQAAVEARHIGAGEITLAHLAKETRSADLLPDGSIAGSKLGAGVVGAFHLAAGSVYGGHLAADAVSSRHIRAGSIQLSHLAPDTRGTDLLPDGSIGGSKLAEGAVDSQHLQPQSVKTEHLAGGVIQERHLGSGIIRLAHLAEETRSADLLPDGSIGGSKLAEGAVDSQHLQPQSVETEHLAGGVIQERHLGSGIIRLAHLAEETRSAELLPDGSIGGSKLAEGAVHSQHLQPQSVNGEHLAGRVIQEHHLGSGIIRLAHLAEETRSAELLPDGSIGGSKLAEGAVGSQHLQPQSVDAEHLAGGVIQERHLSSGIIRLAHLAEETRSAELLPDGSIRGSKLAAGSVGSIHLASGSIYGGHLAPEAVDSCHIRPGSISLEHLAQDARTAELLQDGSITGGKVAPHSIGTRQLAEGAVGSSELQDEAVDGAKISSFAIQSRHLEEDSVQSYHIVQNAVSGDHLAPDSVDSSHLRAGSIQREHLAEGTLTSELLGEGSIDGSKLAPGAVGPNHLAPGSIYGGHLSPGIVDGRHIRPGSIGLEHLAGDALTAELLPDHSVNGAKLAIHSVGTGHLAGGAVGSTELQDEAVKASKIAPFAVQSRHLEEDSIQSHHIAQGAVNGDHLAPGSVDSSHLREGSIQREHLAEGTLTSELLPDHSVNGEKLALHSIGTGHLAEGAVGSTELQDEAVKASKIAPFAVQSRHLEEDSIQSHHIAQGAVNGEHLAPGSVNAEHLSFHPVQSVGNRDVLQQFGMTAFMFNGEAESVEVTVSFDESFGHTGYVLVAMANQPYFHASLKNRTGGGATIEVVRLRETQHFYGVLSWIALGTPLLKPAVEHRAFD; encoded by the coding sequence GTGAAGGGTCCCAAACGAAAACAGCAGCGCAGTACCAAAAGACCGCTCTATTACGTGGATAATCCCGATACGACTGAACTTAGCATGCTGGACAGCAGTCCCAAAACACAGAAAACCCAACAATCGGCAGCGGTGGAATCGGCAGAGGCAGAAGATATTACCCTGCAGGTGAGCGGGGTGGAGATGCTGGAATTGACCGCGACGCCTCGGCAGACTGTACCTGCACTGGAGGGGAATCAAGGAACGGTGACGGAAGTGGTACGCGTGCAGGAGGATCGTGCTGTCCTGCTTGAAGCTGAGGTAACGGCTCCCCTGGAAAAAGAACGCCTGCAGCCCGTATACACCGATGATCTGTCTGATGGCGCCGTCACCGGTGCCAAGATTGCTCCACGCACCATTGACGGGTCCAGGCTAAAGCATGGCATCATTGGCACACCCTGGCTGCAGGACTATGCGGTGCAGAGCATCAACCTTGCGGACCGGGCGGTTACCTCCTCGAAGATAGCGCCGGAGTCCGTTACCGGTGAGCATCTGGCGGAGAGCAGTATCAGCGGGGGCAAGCTGCTGGATCACTCTATCGGCGGCGAGAAGCTGAAGGATGGCAGCATTGGTCCCGAGAAGCTGGCAGACCGGATGATCAGTGGCGGACATATTGCCGATGGTGCGATCAGCAGCAGGCATCTTAGTGAGTTCATTATCACGGCTGAGCTGCTGGACGATGGGGCGGTGACCGGTGAGAAGATTCTCAGCAGCAGCATTGACAGCCGCCATCTCAGCAACGGCAGTATTGACCGCTCTAAGCTGGCTGACGAAGCGGTGTCCGCTGATAAAATTGCCGATGGCGAGATCAGCGGTGTCAAGCTGGGCGATGCGGTGATCGAGAGCCGGCATGTGGGGGAAGGCGTCATTACCGCGAAGCATCTGGCACCGGGTGCCATTGGACGGGAACAGCTGGCGGCGCGCCTGATCGGCAAGGAGCAGCTTCAGCCCGGTATTATTGAGAGCGGGCATCTTGCAGATGGGGCTGCCGGGTCCCGGCAGATCGCGGCGAAGGCTGTCCGCAGCCAGCATATTAACCCGGATAGCATCCATGCGGACCATATCGCCGAAGGTGAGGTTGGCAGCCGTCATCTGGCAGACCGCAGCATTTCTTTTGTGAAGCTGGCGGACGGCGCGGTAGGAACTACACAGCTGATTGAGCAGGCGGTCACCTCTTCCAAAATCGCGGATCAGAGCATTCTCGCCCATAAGCTGGCCGATGAAGCCGTAATGACGCGCCATATTGCGAAATCTGCAGTGCGCAGTGCGCAGATTGCCACGCAGGCGGTCACTTCGGCTCATCTGCAGCGCGAAGCCGTGGATAATTCTCATCTGGCCGCAGAATCTGTAGGCTCTGCCCAGCTGCAGGAGCATTCCGTCCTGACCGGCCATCTGGCCAAAGGGGCAGTTACGGAAGAACAACTGGGGTATGAATCCGTTACAGGAGAACATATTAGCCCCCAGAGTATTACCGCAGCCAAGCTGGCGGACGGCAGCATCATTACCGCCAAGCTGGCCATGGGCGCGGTCGGAGGTACGATTCTTGCAAAAGAAGCGGTCAGCGGAGAGCATATTGCGGTCTGCGCCGTGGAGGAGAAGCATCTGGCGGACGGCAGCATCAGCGGACGGGTGCTGCAGGAAGAGGCTGTTGATGCTGGTCATCTGGCATCCGGCGCTATCGAACGCCGGCATCTGGGAGACAGCAGTGTGACTTCATCCGCGCTGCAATCCGGTTCAGTAACGGCAGATAAGCTGTCCTCCGGTGCCGTCAAGGAGGCCCATCTGACTGCGGCGATTGTGCAGCCGCATCATTTGGCTGACTATGCCGTCACTTCACTGAAGCTATCGCCGGAGAGTGTCTCAACGGATAAGCTCGGTGATCTGGCTGTCACTTCCATTAAGCTGGCTGACGGCAGTGTGAGTGCGGAGAAGCTGGCAGCCTCAGCAGTGCAGAGCGAGCATCTGTCGGAAGGCGCAGTCGGCCCGGATTCGCTTAAGGATGCCTCTGTGCAAGGCAGACATCTGGCAGCGGGCAGCGTAGGCGGTGCACATATCCGGCCGATGTCGGTTGGCAACGGGCATCTTATTCCAAGCTCTGTCTCCTCCATCCAGATTCAGGATGGCAGTATCAGCGGCACGAAGCTGGCCGAGGAAGCGGTGGCTTCCCGCCATCTCACTCCCGGCAGTGTGGGCGGAATCCAGCTGGCTGAGGCCTCAGTGGAAGGGCGGCATCTCGCAGATGGCGGTATTCGTCTGGCGCATCTGGCAGAGGAGGTCCGCAGTGCGGAGCTTCTGCCCGACAGCAGCATTGGCGCGGAGAAGCTGGCAGCGGGTGCTGTAGAATCGGTTCATTTGGCTGAAGCGAGTGTTCAGGGTGTTCATTTGGCCCAGGCAGCGGTGGAAGCCCGGCATATTGGTGCCGGGGAGATTACGCTGGCCCATCTGGCCAAGGAGACGCGCAGTGCGGATCTTCTCCCGGATGGCAGCATCGCAGGCAGCAAGCTGGGGGCAGGAGTGGTAGGGGCCTTCCATCTGGCTGCGGGCAGTGTGTATGGCGGCCATCTGGCTGCGGATGCAGTAAGCAGCCGGCATATCCGCGCCGGCAGCATTCAGCTCAGTCATCTGGCTCCCGATACGCGGGGCACGGACCTGCTGCCGGATGGCAGCATAGGTGGAAGCAAGCTGGCCGAAGGCGCAGTGGATTCGCAGCATCTCCAGCCGCAGAGCGTGAAAACAGAGCATCTTGCGGGCGGAGTGATTCAAGAACGTCATTTGGGCTCAGGAATTATCCGGCTGGCGCATCTGGCAGAGGAGACGAGAAGTGCAGACCTGCTGCCGGACGGCAGTATAGGTGGAAGCAAGCTGGCCGAAGGCGCAGTGGATTCGCAGCATCTTCAGCCGCAGAGCGTGGAAACAGAGCATCTTGCGGGCGGAGTGATTCAAGAACGTCATTTGGGCTCAGGAATTATCCGGCTGGCGCATCTGGCAGAGGAAACGAGAAGTGCGGAGCTGCTGCCGGACGGGAGCATAGGCGGAAGCAAGCTGGCCGAAGGCGCAGTGCATTCGCAGCATCTCCAGCCGCAGAGCGTGAACGGAGAGCATCTTGCAGGTAGAGTGATCCAGGAGCATCATTTGGGGTCGGGAATTATCCGGCTGGCGCATCTGGCAGAGGAAACGAGAAGTGCAGAGCTGCTGCCGGATGGCAGTATAGGTGGAAGCAAGCTGGCCGAAGGCGCAGTGGGTTCGCAGCATCTCCAGCCGCAGAGCGTTGACGCAGAACATCTTGCAGGTGGAGTAATTCAAGAGCGTCATTTAAGCTCAGGGATTATCCGGCTGGCGCATCTGGCAGAGGAAACGAGAAGTGCGGAGCTCCTGCCGGATGGCAGTATTAGAGGAAGCAAACTGGCAGCGGGTTCTGTGGGCTCTATCCATCTGGCTTCCGGCAGCATTTATGGAGGTCACCTCGCGCCTGAAGCGGTGGATAGCTGTCATATCCGTCCCGGCAGCATCAGCCTGGAGCATCTGGCTCAGGATGCCCGGACCGCCGAGCTTTTGCAGGACGGCAGTATTACAGGGGGGAAGGTTGCTCCTCACAGCATTGGAACCAGGCAACTGGCGGAAGGCGCAGTGGGAAGCTCAGAGCTTCAAGATGAAGCGGTGGATGGCGCCAAAATCTCTTCCTTTGCCATCCAGTCCCGGCATTTGGAAGAAGACAGCGTGCAGAGCTACCACATTGTTCAGAATGCGGTGAGCGGGGATCATCTGGCCCCTGATTCAGTGGATAGCAGCCATCTCCGCGCGGGCAGCATCCAGCGTGAGCATCTGGCCGAGGGGACGCTGACCTCTGAGCTGCTGGGAGAAGGCAGCATAGACGGCAGCAAGCTGGCACCAGGAGCAGTGGGGCCTAATCATCTCGCTCCGGGCAGCATCTACGGAGGCCATCTGTCTCCCGGAATCGTTGACGGGCGCCATATCCGTCCCGGCAGCATCGGCCTGGAGCATCTGGCCGGGGATGCGCTGACCGCGGAGCTGCTCCCGGACCATAGTGTGAACGGAGCGAAGCTTGCGATTCACAGTGTCGGCACCGGCCATCTGGCTGGAGGAGCGGTAGGCAGCACTGAACTGCAGGATGAAGCGGTTAAGGCTTCGAAAATCGCTCCCTTTGCCGTCCAGTCCCGGCATCTGGAAGAAGACAGCATCCAGAGCCATCATATTGCTCAGGGTGCAGTGAACGGGGATCATCTGGCTCCCGGATCAGTAGATAGCAGCCATCTCCGTGAGGGCAGCATCCAGCGTGAGCATCTGGCTGAGGGCACGCTGACCTCGGAGCTGCTCCCGGACCATAGTGTAAACGGAGAGAAGCTTGCTCTTCACAGCATCGGTACCGGGCATCTGGCTGAAGGAGCGGTAGGCAGTACTGAACTGCAGGATGAGGCGGTTAAGGCTTCGAAAATCGCTCCCTTTGCCGTCCAGTCCCGGCATCTGGAAGAAGACAGCATCCAGAGCCATCATATTGCTCAGGGTGCAGTGAACGGGGAGCATCTGGCTCCCGGATCAGTCAATGCGGAGCATCTGTCCTTCCATCCGGTGCAGAGTGTCGGGAACCGCGATGTTTTGCAGCAGTTCGGGATGACGGCGTTTATGTTCAATGGTGAGGCGGAGAGTGTAGAGGTGACGGTTTCTTTTGACGAGAGCTTCGGTCATACCGGCTATGTGCTGGTTGCCATGGCTAACCAGCCGTACTTCCATGCTTCGCTGAAGAACAGAACGGGCGGAGGAGCAACCATTGAGGTCGTACGGCTGCGCGAGACTCAGCATTTCTATGGCGTGCTGTCGTGGATTGCGCTCGGCACTCCGCTTCTCAAACCTGCTGTGGAGCATCGTGCTTTTGATTGA